From Daucus carota subsp. sativus chromosome 6, DH1 v3.0, whole genome shotgun sequence, the proteins below share one genomic window:
- the LOC108226564 gene encoding protein DETOXIFICATION 43 — protein MAEDGVIHVPETKEKMHFLVFFRDLRLLFKMDALGSEILRIAFPATLALVADPVASLIDTTFIGHLGTVEIAAVGVSIAILNQALRITVSPLVSMTTSFVAEEDAIARLAKEVQKKNNEIPKVKAEDVIAADTMEKGSPATESEYKEVKEDNAIQTNSKVQNVDSTTKPMVNQAITREKRHIPSASTSLVMGLVVGILQTIFLISLAKPLLKIMGVRSESPMLEPAISYLRIRSLGIPAMLLYLAMQGVFRGFKDTTTPLYAIVAGDLANVILDPILIFVCRMGVSGAAVAHVLSQYLILVILLCKLMQQVYIIPPSYKSMQFSRFLKNGFYLLGRVIVATSCATLATSLAARLGSTPMAAFQICLQVWMTSSLLAFGLAGGGQAIIACALAEKDYQKAASAASRVLQMAFVLSLGLALVVGLGLQYGSVVFTRDKHVLRIITIAIPFVAATQPINNLAFAFDGLYYGASDFLYSTYSMVIAVILSIASLLLLAKSNGFAGIWLALSIFMSLRVFAGVLRIGTGTGPWRFLRSL, from the exons ATGGCAGAGGATGGTGTCATCCATGTCCCAGAAACAAAAGAGAAGATGCATTTTCTGGTGTTCTTTCGAGATCTGAG GCTTTTGTTCAAGATGGATGCACTTGGATCAGAGATACTACGCATTGCATTTCCAGCAACACTGGCAttagttgctgatcctgttgcTTCTCTGATCGACACCACGTTTATTGGCCATTTAG gtACGGTGGAGATTGCTGCTGTAGGAGTTTCCATTGCAATTCTGAATCAAGCATTAAGAATCACCGTGTCACCTCTTGTTAGTATGACAACTTCTTTTGTCGCTGAGGAAGATGCTATAGCAAGATTAGCAAAAGAAGTGCAGAAGAAGAACAACGAAATTCCAAAAGTAAAGGCAGAAGATGTTATTGCTGCTGACACCATGGAAAAGGGCAGTCCAGCTACAGAGAGTGAATACAAAGAAGTTAAGGAAGACAATGCAATCCAAACTAATTCTAAGGTGCAAAACGTCGATTCAACAACTAAACCAATGGTAAACCAAGCTATTACAAGAGAAAAGAGACATATTCCCTCAGCATCTACTTCACTAGTTATGGGACTTGTAGTTGGCATCCTCCAAACCATATTTCTCATATCTCTAGCTAAACCATTACTCAAAATAATGGGGGTCAGATCT GAGTCGCCTATGCTAGAGCCAGCAATAAGTTATTTGAGAATAAGATCATTGGGGATTCCAGCTATGCTTCTCTATTTAGCTATGCAAGGAGTTTTTCGAGGCTTTAAAGATACTACCACTCCCCTATACGCCATAG TTGCAGGAGACCTAGCCAATGTGATTTTAGATCCCATACTTATCTTTGTTTGCCGTATGGGAGTTAGTGGTGCAGCAGTTGCTCATGTGCTGTCTCA GTACTTAATCTTGGTGATCCTCCTCTGTAAATTGATGCAACAAGTTTACATCATACCCCCGAGCTATAAAAGTATGCAGTTCAGTCGGTTTCTTAAGAATG GATTTTATCTACTGGGAAGGGTCATCGTAGCAACTTCTTGTGCCACTCTAGCTACGTCGTTAGCTGCAAGGTTGGGCTCAACGCCTATGGCAGCTTTTCAAATCTGCTTACAGGTGTGGATGACATCCTCCCTTCTTGCTTTTGGTTTGGCCGGTGGAGGGCAG GCTATCATTGCTTGTGCACTTGCTGAGAAGGATTATCAGAAGGCAGCCTCTGCTGCATCTCGAGTACTTCAG ATGGCATTTGTACTGAGTCTGGGGCTGGCTCTAGTCGTCGGACTAGGGTTGCAGTATGGATCTGTAGTCTTCACCCGTGACAAACATGTTCTTCGAATAATAACTATAGCTATCCCG TTTGTTGCAGCCACTCAACCGATAAACAATTTAGCCTTCGCTTTTGATGGTCTATACTACGGAGCATCAGACTTCCTTTATTCGACATACTCCATG GTTATAGCAGTTATATTAAGCATAGCTTCTCTGCTGCTCCTGGCGAAAAGTAATGGTTTTGCCGGAATTTGGCTTGCTTTAAGCATTTTTATGAGTCTCAGAGTTTTTGCCGGTGTCTTGAG AATAGGGACTGGAACTGGACCCTGGCGCTTTCTCAGGAGCCTCTAG